Proteins encoded together in one Bradyrhizobium sp. CB82 window:
- a CDS encoding sugar ABC transporter substrate-binding protein gives MADHRISRRTLLQGTAAAGALSLTGFPAHAEVNWKKYAGTKLEVILAKGPRGDNLQKNIKEFTDLTGIQVESEQIPEQQQRQKCVIELTSGRPSFDVVHLSYHVQKRQFEKAGWLADITPFMKDPTLTAPDLIESDFSAAGLQYGKNDKGQMLSLPWSVDYFILYYNKELFQKKGVAVPKTLDEMVVAAEKLTDAKEGTYGFVGRGLRNANMTLWTNFFLDYGGEFLDAKGNILTDGPEAIAATKLYQTLLTKVAPPGVAGFNWMESMASFTQGRSAMWIDGVGWAPPLEDPAASRVVGKVGYTVVPAGPKGQYSATYGDGLGIAAASKNKEAAYLLCQWAVSKTQGARLLQAGGGVPFRNSILNDPEVQKGVKMPPEWLQSVIDSAKISKLGLPVVIPVAEFRDLVGAALTATLSGADPATELKKAHEQYRPILERSEKA, from the coding sequence GTGGCTGACCATCGTATCTCGCGCCGCACGCTTTTGCAGGGGACCGCCGCGGCTGGCGCGCTCAGCCTGACCGGATTTCCGGCGCACGCCGAGGTCAATTGGAAGAAATATGCCGGGACCAAGCTGGAGGTGATCCTCGCCAAGGGTCCGCGCGGCGACAACCTGCAAAAGAACATCAAGGAGTTCACCGACCTCACCGGCATCCAGGTCGAATCCGAGCAGATTCCCGAGCAGCAGCAGCGCCAGAAGTGCGTCATCGAACTCACCTCGGGGCGGCCGAGCTTCGACGTCGTGCATCTCAGCTATCACGTGCAGAAGCGGCAGTTCGAGAAAGCCGGTTGGCTCGCCGATATCACGCCCTTCATGAAGGATCCGACGCTGACCGCGCCCGATCTCATCGAGAGCGATTTTTCGGCCGCCGGCCTGCAATACGGCAAGAACGACAAGGGCCAGATGCTGTCGCTGCCCTGGTCGGTCGACTATTTCATCCTCTACTACAACAAGGAGCTGTTCCAGAAGAAGGGCGTCGCGGTGCCCAAGACGCTGGACGAGATGGTCGTCGCCGCCGAGAAACTCACCGATGCCAAGGAAGGCACTTATGGCTTTGTCGGGCGCGGCCTGCGCAACGCCAACATGACGTTGTGGACCAACTTCTTCCTCGACTATGGCGGTGAATTCCTCGATGCCAAGGGCAACATCCTGACTGACGGTCCCGAGGCCATCGCAGCGACGAAGCTCTACCAGACGCTGCTGACCAAGGTTGCCCCGCCCGGCGTCGCCGGCTTCAACTGGATGGAGTCGATGGCCTCGTTCACGCAAGGACGTTCGGCGATGTGGATCGACGGCGTCGGCTGGGCGCCGCCGCTGGAGGATCCGGCCGCCTCGCGCGTGGTCGGCAAGGTCGGCTACACCGTCGTGCCTGCCGGGCCGAAGGGACAATATTCGGCCACCTATGGCGACGGCCTCGGCATTGCCGCCGCGAGCAAGAACAAGGAAGCGGCCTATCTGCTCTGCCAGTGGGCAGTGTCCAAGACGCAAGGCGCGCGGCTGTTGCAGGCCGGCGGCGGCGTGCCGTTCCGCAACTCGATCCTGAACGATCCCGAGGTCCAGAAGGGCGTCAAGATGCCGCCGGAGTGGCTGCAATCGGTGATCGATTCCGCCAAGATCAGCAAGCTCGGCCTGCCCGTCGTGATCCCGGTCGCCGAATTCCGCGATCTCGTCGGCGCCGCGCTCACCGCAACCCTTTCCGGCGCCGATCCCGCGACCGAGCTGAAGAAAGCCCACGAACAGTACCGGCCGATCCTGGAGCGTAGCGAAAAAGCGTGA
- a CDS encoding isochorismatase family cysteine hydrolase, translating to MLNSAKPTLGVIDAEPEPIKLDWSTTALLIIDMQRDFMEPGGFGETLGNDVSQLARAVEPIGAVLAAARDTGMLVIHTREGHLPDLSDAPPAKVERGAPSLRIGDPGPMGRILIRGEAGHDIISELYPLDSEVVIDKPGKGAFYATELSDVLEKYGIENLLVCGVTTEVCVNTTVREANDRGYRCVVISDGCASYFPEFHEMGLKMIKAQGGIFGWVASSAAVLEALKSSTI from the coding sequence ATGTTGAACTCAGCGAAGCCGACACTTGGCGTCATCGATGCCGAGCCCGAGCCGATCAAGCTCGACTGGTCGACCACTGCGCTTCTCATCATCGACATGCAGCGCGACTTCATGGAGCCCGGCGGCTTCGGCGAGACGCTTGGCAACGACGTCTCCCAGCTGGCACGCGCGGTCGAGCCGATCGGCGCCGTATTGGCCGCGGCGCGCGATACCGGCATGCTGGTCATCCATACGCGCGAAGGCCATCTGCCCGATCTGTCCGACGCGCCGCCTGCGAAGGTCGAGCGCGGTGCGCCATCCCTGCGCATCGGCGATCCCGGGCCGATGGGGCGCATCCTGATCCGCGGCGAGGCCGGCCACGACATCATCTCCGAGCTCTATCCGCTCGATAGTGAGGTCGTGATCGATAAGCCCGGCAAGGGCGCGTTCTACGCCACCGAGCTCAGCGACGTCCTGGAGAAATACGGCATCGAGAATCTCCTGGTGTGTGGCGTCACGACGGAAGTCTGCGTCAACACCACCGTGCGCGAAGCCAACGACCGCGGCTATCGCTGCGTCGTCATCTCGGACGGCTGCGCGTCCTACTTCCCCGAGTTTCACGAGATGGGCCTGAAGATGATCAAGGCCCAGGGCGGAATCTTCGGCTGGGTCGCAAGCTCGGCCGCAGTGCTGGAGGCGTTGAAGAGTTCGACCATTTAG
- a CDS encoding sugar ABC transporter permease, translating into MSALTQATPAAAESDAAPEKELRPPSYWPFVVPALVVVLAIIIFPWLFTIWMSLNEWKVGSPTTFVGPSNYLRLTSDPRFLESVGHTIVYTVLSVVLPLILGTLAAVVFHQKFPGRGFLRGVFIMPMMATPVAIALVWTMMFHPQLGVLNYLLSLVGLPAQLWVFHPATVIPSLVLVETWQWTPLVMLIVLGGLAAIPTEPYESAQIDGANLWQVFRFITLPLIMPFLFIAGMIRMIDAVKSFDIIFAITQGGPGSASETINIYLYSVAFTYYDLGYGSAIAVVFFLLIVALAALMLYMRQRMLWTEIARGA; encoded by the coding sequence GTGAGTGCGTTGACACAAGCAACTCCGGCCGCGGCAGAATCTGATGCCGCGCCGGAGAAGGAATTGCGGCCACCGTCCTACTGGCCGTTCGTTGTGCCGGCGCTGGTCGTCGTGCTCGCGATCATCATCTTCCCGTGGCTGTTCACGATCTGGATGAGCCTGAACGAATGGAAAGTCGGCTCGCCGACCACGTTCGTCGGGCCTTCCAATTATCTGCGGCTGACGAGCGATCCGCGCTTCCTCGAGTCGGTGGGCCACACCATAGTCTACACCGTGCTGTCGGTGGTGCTGCCGCTGATCCTCGGCACGCTCGCAGCCGTGGTGTTTCACCAGAAATTCCCCGGTCGCGGCTTCCTGCGCGGCGTCTTCATCATGCCGATGATGGCAACACCCGTGGCGATCGCGCTGGTCTGGACCATGATGTTCCATCCGCAGCTCGGCGTGCTGAATTATCTGTTGTCGCTGGTCGGCCTGCCGGCGCAGCTCTGGGTGTTTCATCCCGCAACCGTCATTCCCTCGCTGGTGCTGGTCGAGACCTGGCAGTGGACGCCCCTCGTCATGCTGATCGTGCTCGGCGGCCTCGCAGCGATCCCGACCGAACCTTACGAAAGCGCGCAGATCGACGGCGCCAATCTCTGGCAGGTGTTCCGCTTCATCACGCTACCGCTGATCATGCCGTTCCTGTTCATCGCCGGCATGATCCGGATGATCGACGCGGTGAAAAGTTTCGACATCATCTTCGCGATCACGCAGGGCGGACCGGGCTCGGCGTCGGAGACGATCAACATCTATCTCTACAGCGTCGCCTTCACCTACTACGACCTCGGCTACGGTTCCGCGATCGCTGTGGTGTTCTTCCTTCTCATCGTCGCGCTCGCTGCCCTGATGCTTTACATGCGCCAGCGCATGCTGTGGACCGAAATCGCGAGGGGCGCATGA
- a CDS encoding B12-binding domain-containing radical SAM protein, with amino-acid sequence MNVPRRCNVLMLYPLFTAESFWSFGESCKLMGVRRPAAPLGLITVAAMLPQSWAIRLIDCNTTPLGDDDLDWADVVFTGGMLPQQTDTLRLIELCRAKGKPVVVGGPDPTSSPHLYARADFQVLGEAEGVIDEFVAAWESGVRSGVFTAPKFQADVTRTPVPRFDLLKFEDYLYIGVQYSRGCPFTCEFCDIIELYGRVPRTKTASQMFTELEALYQMGYRGHLDFVDDNFIGNKKSLKQFLPELAEWQRAHDYPFEFSTEASVNLADDQELLNMMAAANFFGIFVGIESPDPATLVAMRKKQNTRRNIAESIHKIYGAGMLVTAGFIVGFDSEKVSMADAMIEFIEEAAIPVCMVGLLFALPNTQLTRRLAREGRLRPNHDSAASTMSGGDQCTAGINFDPVRPLQDILMDYRQVLERIYDPAAYASRVDRLMTMLDRSRQRQELPEGDIRNRVRALETVHRVTSAIPEAHGPLWKTFLSCAKRDTSSARIAVAMIAAYAHLGPFSRRVIEAIDARLAALNEQMPPMVAAPASQPISPPA; translated from the coding sequence ATGAACGTGCCGCGCCGTTGCAATGTGCTCATGCTCTATCCGCTGTTCACGGCGGAGTCGTTCTGGAGCTTCGGCGAATCCTGCAAATTGATGGGCGTGCGGCGCCCCGCAGCGCCCCTGGGGCTGATCACCGTCGCGGCGATGTTGCCCCAAAGCTGGGCTATACGTCTGATCGACTGCAACACCACGCCGCTTGGTGATGACGATCTCGATTGGGCGGATGTGGTCTTCACCGGCGGGATGTTGCCGCAACAGACCGATACGCTGCGGCTGATCGAGCTTTGCCGTGCGAAGGGCAAGCCCGTCGTCGTCGGCGGTCCCGATCCGACATCGAGCCCCCATCTCTACGCGCGAGCCGACTTTCAGGTGCTGGGCGAAGCCGAAGGTGTCATCGACGAGTTCGTCGCCGCCTGGGAGAGTGGCGTGCGATCGGGCGTATTCACTGCGCCGAAATTCCAGGCCGACGTGACCAGGACGCCGGTGCCGCGTTTCGACCTGCTGAAATTCGAGGACTATCTCTATATCGGCGTGCAGTATTCCCGCGGCTGCCCCTTCACCTGCGAGTTCTGCGACATCATCGAGCTCTACGGCCGCGTCCCGCGCACCAAGACGGCGTCGCAGATGTTCACCGAACTCGAGGCGCTGTACCAGATGGGCTACCGCGGCCATCTCGATTTCGTCGACGACAATTTCATCGGCAACAAGAAGTCGCTGAAGCAGTTTCTTCCCGAACTCGCCGAATGGCAGCGCGCGCACGACTATCCCTTCGAATTCTCGACCGAAGCCTCGGTCAATCTCGCCGATGATCAGGAGCTCCTGAACATGATGGCGGCTGCGAACTTCTTCGGCATCTTCGTCGGCATCGAGAGTCCCGACCCGGCGACGCTGGTCGCGATGCGGAAGAAGCAGAACACGCGGCGCAACATTGCCGAGAGCATTCACAAGATCTACGGTGCCGGAATGCTCGTCACCGCCGGCTTCATCGTCGGCTTCGACAGCGAGAAAGTCTCGATGGCCGATGCCATGATCGAATTCATCGAGGAGGCCGCCATTCCCGTCTGCATGGTCGGCCTGCTTTTTGCCCTGCCGAACACGCAGCTGACGCGGCGTCTCGCCCGCGAAGGCCGGTTGCGCCCGAACCACGATTCGGCTGCGTCGACCATGAGCGGCGGCGATCAGTGCACCGCCGGGATCAATTTCGATCCGGTTCGCCCGTTACAGGACATCCTGATGGATTACAGGCAAGTTCTGGAGCGGATCTATGATCCCGCCGCTTATGCGAGCCGTGTCGACCGGTTGATGACGATGCTCGACCGTTCCCGGCAACGTCAGGAGCTCCCCGAGGGCGACATCCGTAACAGGGTGCGTGCGCTGGAAACCGTGCATCGCGTGACGTCAGCCATTCCTGAGGCGCACGGCCCGCTCTGGAAGACCTTCTTGAGTTGCGCCAAGCGCGACACGTCCTCGGCGCGCATTGCGGTCGCGATGATTGCGGCCTATGCGCATCTCGGACCGTTCTCGCGCCGGGTCATCGAAGCCATCGATGCGCGCCTCGCTGCTTTGAACGAGCAGATGCCGCCGATGGTGGCGGCACCTGCGTCACAGCCTATCTCACCGCCAGCCTGA
- a CDS encoding carbohydrate ABC transporter permease — translation MTPRQILGQIGLWLSVFVIVSPAILFFLWMASLSLKFEVDNAAYPPVFIPEHIAWKNYADVLASNRFLTYFFNSLIVTGSATALALIVGVPAGYGIARMAAHKSAIVILIARITPGLSYLIPLFLLFQWLGLLGTLVPQVIIHLVVTVPIVIWIMIGYFETTPMELEEAALIDGATRWQVFSHVALPIARPGIAVAFILAVIFSWNNFVFGIVLAGRETRTLPVAVYNMISFDQLSWGPLAAAALIVTFPVLLLTVLAQRQIVAGLTAGAVKGG, via the coding sequence ATGACCCCGCGTCAGATCCTCGGCCAAATCGGCCTCTGGCTTTCGGTGTTCGTCATCGTGTCGCCGGCGATCCTGTTCTTCCTCTGGATGGCCTCGCTGTCGCTCAAATTCGAGGTCGACAACGCCGCCTACCCGCCAGTGTTCATCCCCGAGCATATCGCCTGGAAGAACTATGCCGACGTGCTCGCCTCCAACCGCTTCCTGACCTATTTCTTCAACAGCCTGATCGTGACCGGCAGCGCAACCGCGCTGGCGCTGATCGTCGGCGTTCCCGCCGGCTACGGGATCGCACGGATGGCCGCGCACAAATCCGCGATCGTGATCCTGATCGCCCGCATCACGCCCGGCCTGTCCTACCTGATCCCGTTGTTCCTGCTGTTCCAGTGGCTTGGACTGCTCGGCACGCTGGTGCCGCAGGTCATCATCCACCTCGTGGTGACGGTCCCGATCGTGATCTGGATCATGATTGGCTATTTCGAGACTACGCCGATGGAATTGGAAGAGGCCGCGCTGATCGACGGCGCGACGCGCTGGCAGGTGTTCAGCCACGTCGCTCTTCCAATCGCCCGGCCCGGCATCGCGGTCGCCTTCATCCTGGCGGTGATCTTCTCCTGGAACAATTTCGTCTTCGGCATCGTGCTGGCCGGACGCGAGACGCGCACCCTGCCCGTCGCCGTCTACAACATGATCTCGTTCGATCAGTTGAGCTGGGGTCCGCTCGCGGCCGCCGCGCTGATCGTCACCTTCCCCGTGCTGCTGCTGACGGTGCTCGCCCAGCGGCAGATCGTCGCCGGGCTCACTGCGGGGGCCGTCAAGGGCGGGTAG
- a CDS encoding MFS transporter, with amino-acid sequence MTITLPALAKEPDRPIADGLPTMRRRWAIAAIFTALAMASLDTAIANVALPAIAADLHVSPEQVVWVVNVYQIALVATLLPLGALGEIVGHQRIYLGGLLLFTIASLLCAVAWSLPSLLVARTLQGLGASGIMSVNTALVRFVYPGRMQGRGFGHNALVVATAFTFGPSIASAILALGPWPWLFAVNIPFGLVAMGIGFAMLPKTPRADHGFDFAGAVLAAICLGLFITGIGSAAHNLSPRLVAVELIAALAIGLILTRRHADHPAPMLPIDLFSRPMFALSAATAVCSFAVQGLAFVSLPFYFEDVLGRSQVETGFFMTPWPLVVAIMAPIAGRLSDRHAVGLLGGIGLVLLGIGMALLATLPANPSILNVIWRMVICGMGFGFFQAPNMKAVMSSAPPHRSGSASGIVATARLTGQTTGAALAALCFALAGHDGATAALALGAGFAALGSVMSFLRLAVR; translated from the coding sequence ATGACAATCACGTTACCTGCGCTCGCGAAGGAGCCCGATCGCCCCATCGCCGACGGCCTGCCGACGATGCGCCGGCGCTGGGCGATCGCCGCGATCTTCACCGCGCTTGCGATGGCCTCGCTCGATACCGCGATCGCCAATGTCGCGCTGCCCGCCATCGCGGCCGATCTGCATGTCAGCCCCGAACAGGTGGTCTGGGTGGTCAACGTCTACCAGATCGCGCTGGTCGCCACGCTGTTGCCGCTCGGAGCCCTCGGCGAGATCGTCGGGCATCAGCGCATCTATCTTGGCGGGTTGCTCCTGTTCACGATCGCCTCGCTGCTCTGCGCAGTGGCGTGGTCGCTGCCGAGCCTGCTCGTGGCGCGCACGCTGCAGGGCCTGGGTGCGAGCGGCATCATGAGCGTGAACACGGCGCTCGTGCGCTTCGTCTATCCCGGGCGGATGCAGGGTCGCGGCTTCGGCCACAATGCGCTCGTGGTCGCGACCGCCTTTACCTTCGGGCCGTCGATTGCGTCCGCGATCCTCGCGCTCGGGCCGTGGCCCTGGCTGTTCGCTGTGAACATTCCCTTTGGCCTCGTTGCCATGGGCATTGGATTTGCGATGCTGCCGAAGACACCGCGCGCCGATCACGGCTTTGATTTCGCAGGCGCCGTGCTGGCGGCGATCTGCCTCGGCCTGTTCATCACGGGCATCGGCAGCGCGGCGCATAACCTCTCCCCTCGCCTCGTCGCGGTCGAACTGATCGCAGCGCTCGCGATCGGCCTCATCCTGACGCGCAGGCACGCCGACCATCCCGCGCCGATGTTGCCGATCGACCTGTTCAGTCGTCCCATGTTCGCGCTGTCGGCGGCGACCGCGGTCTGCTCCTTCGCCGTGCAGGGCCTCGCCTTCGTCTCGCTGCCGTTCTATTTCGAGGACGTGCTCGGTCGCTCCCAGGTCGAGACCGGCTTCTTCATGACGCCGTGGCCGCTGGTCGTCGCCATCATGGCGCCGATCGCCGGCCGCCTGTCCGACCGCCATGCAGTCGGACTTTTGGGCGGCATCGGGCTCGTGCTGCTCGGTATCGGCATGGCGCTCCTGGCAACGCTTCCGGCCAATCCGTCCATCCTCAACGTCATCTGGCGCATGGTGATCTGCGGCATGGGATTCGGCTTCTTCCAGGCGCCGAACATGAAGGCGGTGATGTCAAGCGCGCCGCCGCACAGAAGCGGCAGCGCGAGCGGCATCGTCGCCACCGCGCGCCTGACCGGCCAGACGACCGGCGCAGCGCTCGCCGCGCTCTGCTTTGCGCTTGCGGGACATGACGGCGCCACCGCCGCACTGGCCCTCGGCGCCGGTTTCGCCGCGCTCGGCAGCGTGATGAGCTTTCTCAGGCTGGCGGTGAGATAG
- a CDS encoding SPW repeat protein, which produces MSKLQERETVPDLYNLFLAAVLFVSPWLFRLTNEPGKVDLWITGAVIGIASLAAIIAYRDWEEWVNVLMGVWLIASPWLLGFPHTRAMHISIGIGIVIALLALLDLFLHYEKRHPEDDVTVESGQEKAHR; this is translated from the coding sequence ATGAGCAAATTGCAAGAGCGCGAAACCGTACCCGATCTCTACAATCTTTTTCTCGCCGCCGTGTTGTTCGTTTCACCCTGGCTGTTCAGGCTGACGAACGAGCCGGGGAAGGTCGATCTCTGGATCACCGGCGCCGTCATCGGTATTGCCTCCCTCGCCGCGATCATCGCCTACCGCGACTGGGAGGAATGGGTGAACGTCCTCATGGGGGTCTGGCTCATTGCCTCGCCCTGGCTACTGGGCTTCCCGCATACCCGCGCCATGCACATCAGCATCGGAATAGGCATCGTCATCGCACTCCTCGCTCTGCTCGATCTCTTCCTCCACTACGAGAAGAGACATCCGGAGGACGATGTCACGGTGGAATCCGGCCAGGAAAAGGCGCACCGGTAA
- a CDS encoding regulator, with protein sequence MTGTAGKSEIAKSEFKPALWTSGDWNAFFGFGTNILVNMLVLTGLLRFVLKMPDSLVFGRILPALGLMMCLSTFYYAFLAYRLALKTGRSDVCALPSGVSVPHMFIVTFVIMLPITIKTGDPLKGWSAGLVWVFFQSFILMIGGFVAPFIRRITPRAALLGTLAGVSITFISMRPALEMYMTPQIGLVCFAIILVSWFGGVKYPKGIPAGLVAIAVGMVIAWGSNLFGLGLGGLSLKGVGDAFANFGFSLPLPAVGYVFSGFEFLGVILVTAIPFGIYDLVEAMDNVESAEAAGDEYPTTRVLTADGVVSLIGCLMGNPFINAVYIGHPGWKAMGGRIGYSAATGVMVVVLSWFGIISVLLALVPVVAISPILLYIGMLIGAQAFQTTPVKHAPAIVLALTPHLAAWAKLQIDTMLGSTMMAAQSVGGLAADKANAVKAAAIAALPQQGVFYHGLEVMGGGSILAGLILGAIGVFIIERDFERASAFALVGALLTYFGFMHGEAVGVGGGFGVTPAGALSYAVMAAGLFALGRLGTSEHYAAHPEMHAAPAE encoded by the coding sequence ATGACGGGGACGGCCGGCAAATCTGAGATCGCCAAGTCCGAGTTCAAGCCGGCACTGTGGACATCGGGCGACTGGAACGCGTTTTTCGGCTTCGGCACCAACATCCTCGTCAACATGCTGGTGCTCACGGGCCTCTTGCGCTTCGTGCTGAAGATGCCGGACAGTCTCGTGTTCGGCCGCATCCTGCCCGCGCTCGGGCTGATGATGTGCCTGTCGACCTTCTATTATGCCTTCCTTGCGTACCGGCTGGCGCTGAAGACCGGTCGCAGCGATGTCTGCGCGCTGCCTTCGGGCGTCAGCGTGCCGCACATGTTCATCGTCACCTTCGTGATCATGCTGCCGATCACGATCAAAACCGGTGATCCTCTGAAGGGCTGGTCGGCCGGCCTGGTCTGGGTGTTCTTCCAGAGTTTCATCCTCATGATCGGCGGCTTCGTCGCGCCGTTCATCCGCAGGATCACGCCGCGCGCGGCGCTGCTCGGCACGCTCGCGGGCGTCTCCATCACTTTCATCTCGATGCGGCCGGCGCTCGAAATGTACATGACGCCGCAGATCGGCCTGGTCTGCTTCGCGATCATCCTGGTGAGCTGGTTCGGCGGCGTGAAATATCCGAAGGGTATCCCGGCAGGCCTCGTCGCGATCGCGGTCGGCATGGTCATCGCCTGGGGCTCGAACCTGTTCGGTCTTGGCCTCGGCGGATTGAGCCTGAAGGGCGTCGGCGATGCCTTCGCCAATTTCGGCTTCTCATTGCCTCTGCCCGCCGTGGGCTACGTGTTCTCAGGCTTCGAATTCCTCGGCGTCATCCTCGTCACTGCGATCCCCTTCGGCATCTATGACCTCGTCGAGGCCATGGACAATGTCGAGAGCGCGGAAGCCGCCGGCGACGAATATCCGACTACGCGCGTGCTCACCGCCGACGGCGTCGTCAGCCTGATCGGCTGCCTGATGGGCAATCCCTTTATCAACGCCGTCTATATCGGTCATCCCGGCTGGAAGGCGATGGGCGGCCGCATCGGCTATTCGGCTGCGACCGGTGTCATGGTGGTTGTGCTGTCCTGGTTCGGCATCATCTCGGTGCTGCTGGCGCTGGTGCCTGTGGTCGCGATCTCGCCGATCCTGCTCTATATCGGCATGCTGATCGGCGCGCAGGCGTTCCAGACCACGCCAGTCAAACATGCGCCGGCGATCGTGCTGGCGCTGACGCCGCATCTTGCGGCCTGGGCCAAGCTCCAGATCGATACCATGCTGGGCTCGACCATGATGGCGGCGCAGAGCGTGGGCGGGTTGGCCGCCGACAAGGCCAACGCGGTCAAGGCTGCCGCGATCGCCGCACTGCCGCAGCAGGGCGTGTTCTATCACGGCCTCGAAGTGATGGGCGGCGGCTCGATCCTCGCCGGCCTGATCCTGGGCGCGATCGGTGTCTTCATCATCGAGCGCGACTTTGAGAGAGCCTCGGCCTTCGCGCTGGTCGGTGCGCTCCTCACCTATTTCGGCTTCATGCATGGCGAAGCTGTTGGCGTCGGCGGCGGCTTCGGCGTCACGCCGGCAGGGGCGCTCTCCTATGCGGTGATGGCCGCCGGCCTGTTCGCGCTCGGCCGCCTCGGCACCAGCGAGCACTATGCTGCGCACCCGGAGATGCACGCCGCGCCGGCGGAGTAG